The Bacillus sp. B-jedd sequence ATGGATGGCGACTTTACATTATTTTAGCCTTTGCCGCTTTTCAGCATAATGACGGATTGGCGCGGATCCTGCTTGTGCTTTTGCGTTGTTTTCCTATATGCAAACCAGTAGGCCATTGCTACAAATACCGCTCCTCCGGTCGTATTCCCCAGAAAGACGGGTACAAAATTGGCAGCGTACTGGCCCCATGTAAAATGCCCTTCGAATATGGCCGCCGGTATGACGAACATATTGGCCACAACGTGCTGAAACCCGATGGCCACGAATGTCATCGTCGGGAACCAAATGCCTGCTACCTTTCCGATAATATCCTTTGCCCCGTATGAAAGCCAGACAGCCGCGGCAACAAGCCAGTTGCACCCGATTCCTGATACATATGCCTGGAGGAATGTCGCTTCAAGCTTATGCCCTGCAATGCTGACCGTTTTCTCAAGAAAAACTCCTTCTGCTGTTAAACCGGCCACATGCCCGAAGGCGTAAGCGACGAAAATGGCACCGAGAAAATTCGTAACGGTGATAATAGCCCAATTTTGCAAAATGCCTCGGATGGAAACTTTTCCGGCAAAACCTGCCAGCGGGACAGCCATCATGTTCCCTGTTAACAATTCTCCGCCGGCAATCAGCGTCAGGATAAGCCCAATGGGGAATACAGAGGCTCCGAGAATCGAACCAAGCCCCGCGATATCCCCTGTTAATGGAGCAGTAATCCGGATGGAGAGCAGGTAGCCGAGCGCAATGAAAGCCCCCGCCTGAAAACCAAGAATTGCCGCTGACCGGATAGGCATCCCTGCTTTTTTCACACCATTCTCAACCGTAATATCCATTATTTCTTCAGGTTTATTGTAGGAAGAAGACATAGTACCTCATCCCTTCTAATTGTGTCTGTGATTTACTTCACAAACTATGCCATATTCATTGTACACTATTTTTCATGATGGACATTGTGAACATTTTTCATCATTTTTATGAATGGATATAGGAAATGCAATGTGGTTTTGTGAAGGGTTTTAAAGTATAGAAGGACTGCAGAGGTTTTTGGCAAAAAAAGTACTGAGAAATTGAGTTTCTTAGGTAAGTAAAATTATTATTAGAAGCCTCAAGTATGATTACAAGTGTTGTATAGCGATAACGTTATTTTTTGCAAAAAGGCTAGTGATTATGGGTGGTATTAAATTTAAATTAACTAGTGATGAACAGATTTTTGTAGTGATAATAGGCTAAATCACATAGTAGGGGTCTGGCCCCTACTAGATGGAATAGCAAAAAATTACTATAAAAACACAGGCTCCTTAGTGAAAATTTGCTATCTAATCGGCTTTTTAATAGCAAATTATCACTAGTCCGCCTTCTCTACAGAACAACACCCACTCCTTAGGGGAATCGGCTATTCCAGCAATCCATATTTCCGTTTGAATCTTGCCAGGCTTTTGATCCAAATCCCGCTGAATACAAGCAGGAAGAAGACGTTCGAGGCGGCGTGCATGAAATCGAACAGCGCGCTTGCGGCGAAATAAGCAGTGAGTGTCGCGAGACTGAGCTCCCCGCCAGTCTGCAGGAACGCGAGATAGCCCCATAGATTCATAATCCACCCAAATAGGAAGCCCCATATGAACCCAAAGACAATTTTGCCAGTCAAAGTATTCATGATACGGGTTCTGCCGAATATACCGGCAGTTAGCCCGACTAGCCCCCAAGCAGCCATCTGCCACGGTGTCCACGGCCCCTGGCCAAGAATCATATTTGAGGCAAGAGCGGCAACCGCCCCGACGAGAAAGCCGCTTTCCGCGCCGAAGACCAGCCCTGCCATCATGATCACAAAGGTCGTCGGCTGGACGCCGGGAATGCTTGCGAACGGAATTCTTCCGACCGCGGCAATCGAAGCCAGAACAGCCAGCAGGACGAGTTCCCTCGGTTCCACTTTCCGCTTCTCGAACCGGACAATCAGATATAGAAAGGCCAGTGCGGCAAGGCCGCCACTAACCCACATAAAGCGTTCCTCATGAAGTGCCGTGAAAAGAAGGAGGCCGGCTACGGCGGCCGGCAAAACAAGCCATACGAGCAACTTCTTTATTCGCGCCATCCGGTCTCCCTCCTTTCTCTCTATGGACGGGCTGCGTTTGCCTGCCGGTCCAGATTTCTGTATAGACGCTGCATGATCGGTGTGTAAAAAAAGTTTCCTTTAAAAAAGCTGCCAGGGCTCCCCTCCGAGGTGATTTTCCCTTGAAAGAGCATGCCACAGTGATCGGCATAGGCAGCCGCGAATTCAATATCATGGGTGGAAACGAGGATGGCCGCACCCTTATTGTTTAACCCTCGCAATATTGCCGCGAGATTTTTCTTTGACACAGGGTCGAGCCCTTTTGTGGGCTCGTCCAAGAGAAGAATATCAGGCTTCCTTACAAGCAGGCATACAAAGGCGGCCTTCTGCAATTCACCGCCGCTCAGATCATAAGGGTGCTGGTCCAATTGTTCCGTGATTCCGAACTCCTCTACAAGTCTTTCCGCTTCCCGGATATTCGTATCCCATGACTGGCAGGCCGCTTCGATTTCTCCCCTGACTGTATCATGCAGGAAAAACAGCTTCGGATTTTGCGGCAGGTAGCCGATCCTTCTGGCGGTTTCAGCCGCTTTCAGTTTCTTTATAGGCTTGCCCTCAAGGGTGACTTTGCCTGTTTCAGGCTTTAGGACCCCGCACAATAGCTTCAGCAGAGTTGATTTTCCGGAACCATTCCCGCCCAACAATGCGTAAAGCTGCCCTTTCGCCAGTGAAAAATTGAGTTCATTGAGGACGGCCCCATACCCCTTTTCATAGCGGAAACTGACGTTTTTTGCCTTCAGGACAGGTGGGTCAAGGTTGGTAAAAGCTTCGCCGATTTCCGCATCCGCCGTTTTTGGCAAAAATTCCGAAAGGCTCCGGCCTTCTTTGACTGAAAGAGGGAGCATACCTTTGTATCCATTTTGCAAAAAATAAGCCGGGATATCAGGGACAAAGGCTTTCTCCCTTGTTTTCCACAGTTCCTTCATGACTTCCCGAGGCGGTCCTTCGTACACAATCCGTCCTTTTTCCATCATCGCAACTCGATCGGCAAGGGTAATAATTTCTTCCAGCCGGTGCTCGGCAAGGATGATTGTCATTCCGAATTCCTCATTCAGCCGCTTGAGCATATCGAGGAGTTCCCTCGTGCTGACCGGATCGAGCTGGGAAGCGGGCTCGTCAAGCAAAAGAATGTCCGGCTGCATCAACAGAACCGAGGCAAGGTTCATTTGCTGTTTTTTCCCTCCGGATAGCTCATGCATTTTTTTGTGCAAAATAGGTTCCGCACCGAAGAAGCTGACTATTTCCGCTACCCGGCTTCTCATTTCAGCGGTAGGCAGCCCGCGGTTCTCCAGGCCGAATACCATCTCGTGGAGCGGGTCGTCCGCGACTATCTGGTTGTCGGGATCCTGAAAGACGAACCCGATTTCAGCAGAATCGGTTTCCGAAATCGTGATGGAGCCCTCAAGCGTGCCATGTGGCCTGATTTCTTCCTTCAGCAGGCGCAAAAGAGTGCTTTTACCAGATCCGGAAGAGCCGAAAAGCACCACAAACTGCCCCTTTTCAATAGTAAGATTGATAGAGGAAAGCGCCGGAGACGGAGCATCGGGATAGGTAAAGGTTATGTTTTTCATTTCGATGCACGCCATCCGAAAGCTCCTTTCAGCTCTATCAGTAAGGGAAACGCCAAGAAAATTAAAAAGGATAGAAGAATGCCAAGTTCTTGTCCCTGCAGTGAATACTCCTCCATCACCGGGTAAACAGTAAGCTCGCCCCATCCATTTATCCGACCATAAATGGCATATAGAAAAGCTGGCGTCAAGAGGCCCAGCGAGAGCAAATCCAATTTTCCGAACCTGAAATGATGGTAAGCGGAACGTCTTCCGCTCCCATATCCCCGGGCTTTCATGGAGTCGGCGGTCTGGATGGCTTCTTCCAGTGAAAAAACAAGCAGGGTCTGAATGTATAACATGCCGTTTTTCGCGCGCTCTCTTAACCTTCCAGAACCAGCTGAAATTCCTTTGCTGGCCTGCACAGCGGCGATTTCTCCGAGGCG is a genomic window containing:
- a CDS encoding formate/nitrite transporter family protein — protein: MSSSYNKPEEIMDITVENGVKKAGMPIRSAAILGFQAGAFIALGYLLSIRITAPLTGDIAGLGSILGASVFPIGLILTLIAGGELLTGNMMAVPLAGFAGKVSIRGILQNWAIITVTNFLGAIFVAYAFGHVAGLTAEGVFLEKTVSIAGHKLEATFLQAYVSGIGCNWLVAAAVWLSYGAKDIIGKVAGIWFPTMTFVAIGFQHVVANMFVIPAAIFEGHFTWGQYAANFVPVFLGNTTGGAVFVAMAYWFAYRKTTQKHKQDPRQSVIMLKSGKG
- a CDS encoding ECF transporter S component, coding for MARIKKLLVWLVLPAAVAGLLLFTALHEERFMWVSGGLAALAFLYLIVRFEKRKVEPRELVLLAVLASIAAVGRIPFASIPGVQPTTFVIMMAGLVFGAESGFLVGAVAALASNMILGQGPWTPWQMAAWGLVGLTAGIFGRTRIMNTLTGKIVFGFIWGFLFGWIMNLWGYLAFLQTGGELSLATLTAYFAASALFDFMHAASNVFFLLVFSGIWIKSLARFKRKYGLLE
- a CDS encoding ABC transporter ATP-binding protein, which translates into the protein MACIEMKNITFTYPDAPSPALSSINLTIEKGQFVVLFGSSGSGKSTLLRLLKEEIRPHGTLEGSITISETDSAEIGFVFQDPDNQIVADDPLHEMVFGLENRGLPTAEMRSRVAEIVSFFGAEPILHKKMHELSGGKKQQMNLASVLLMQPDILLLDEPASQLDPVSTRELLDMLKRLNEEFGMTIILAEHRLEEIITLADRVAMMEKGRIVYEGPPREVMKELWKTREKAFVPDIPAYFLQNGYKGMLPLSVKEGRSLSEFLPKTADAEIGEAFTNLDPPVLKAKNVSFRYEKGYGAVLNELNFSLAKGQLYALLGGNGSGKSTLLKLLCGVLKPETGKVTLEGKPIKKLKAAETARRIGYLPQNPKLFFLHDTVRGEIEAACQSWDTNIREAERLVEEFGITEQLDQHPYDLSGGELQKAAFVCLLVRKPDILLLDEPTKGLDPVSKKNLAAILRGLNNKGAAILVSTHDIEFAAAYADHCGMLFQGKITSEGSPGSFFKGNFFYTPIMQRLYRNLDRQANAARP